The Halodesulfovibrio sp. genome has a segment encoding these proteins:
- a CDS encoding TrkA family potassium uptake protein, which translates to MTKKEVGIIGLGKFGSALAEFLSDLGHTVIGVDSSSNATKKAEEFLSQTYQADATDDNVLKQLRFMDLDKVVVSVGKSMETSILIVLNLQEMGIKNLAVKAISHEHAIVLRRLGVETVIQPERDAASQFAHRIANPGMLDLLPLGGNILLQELEVDNWAGKSLIDLGLTTFGVMVVAIKKKGDKDYEFVPAADRVLEEGDTLVAIGKESDLLELES; encoded by the coding sequence ATGACGAAAAAAGAAGTCGGAATTATTGGACTTGGCAAATTTGGCAGCGCACTCGCCGAATTTTTATCCGACCTCGGACACACTGTTATTGGCGTGGACAGCTCCTCCAACGCTACAAAAAAAGCTGAAGAATTCCTTTCACAAACATATCAGGCAGACGCAACGGACGACAACGTACTCAAGCAACTTCGCTTTATGGACCTAGATAAAGTCGTGGTCAGTGTAGGCAAGTCGATGGAAACGTCTATTCTCATCGTGCTTAATCTTCAAGAAATGGGAATCAAAAACCTTGCTGTAAAAGCAATCAGCCATGAACACGCAATAGTACTCCGCAGGCTTGGTGTTGAGACGGTAATCCAACCAGAACGTGACGCAGCAAGCCAATTTGCTCACCGTATAGCAAACCCCGGCATGCTGGATTTGCTTCCCCTAGGTGGGAACATTTTATTGCAGGAATTAGAAGTAGATAATTGGGCTGGCAAAAGCCTTATTGACTTAGGATTGACAACGTTTGGCGTCATGGTTGTTGCCATCAAAAAAAAGGGAGACAAAGATTACGAGTTTGTCCCTGCTGCTGACAGAGTGTTAGAAGAAGGTGACACGCTTGTAGCTATCGGCAAAGAGTCGGACTTGCTTGAGTTAGAATCATAA